A region from the Mustela erminea isolate mMusErm1 chromosome 10, mMusErm1.Pri, whole genome shotgun sequence genome encodes:
- the LOC116600751 gene encoding uncharacterized protein C1orf167-like isoform X1: MELRPDPSHKENVPPRPAVPLRPEQRRFLKSRDVGLGSDHGRWVRASQTQRGGPAITPSPGAVLCREPCRVQTNLAGQRSPGLSPVLKGTAGQLMNTSLQQQSNLQLPTGTPRGRTREFAIQQSNLSMRGTSSAQGRSPISHRLWPHLTPQGRPRPRGSLACPWSSLRRSQLLATDTSGPDVQPDAGFGPFSGHTRPGSKLWCGLGSWPSRLRGKPLTLEDLTVPVQSQARTPSQIAVRQLLASVRPLERAVNRLRCQVCQEPSDGWQGVLQAKPLRQGENFSPGPTYGSGQRGAPRLPRGAGSEEAGLCSSAGSGSAAAWGVPPRREGGEVTPQEQVREEEERAASCPLDAAPARIIVQKKARNVLNLEPETARWQWLSRCFRAWWHLVQKRRAEAAAVALGRRQLLCRGLWALRRAPRLREAQLEVAWQRHTQALLAQSFQKWRTRTLQQKQGQPHIQTGPGPPPSGAGQGQGPSGREPVADPIRRSSPGSPREEAGAWPRPAGGDGVEQMLQVLQQLAVFLLWFHPKEWAWQERGVQGEVSQVALRTQRRGRQPLAPCSPVTCAPRGASPDPKQRRARLGRCFGAWQKFMLRAARYRDCLARCRAGTLRVCLQQWMWMKQLRTSDGAKVTQLSLCRQKAGNTALCSSAPRGATAQGLGVLARAQGLPLEPGGSSLQEACERLALHRVLLLWRTRLSQRQRADSFLQDKRRQVIRHILRGWHLRVWGPSTPSDSARTTLALELLGSIPGGEPLLDGSPPRSSLEKASRTPAFLETLPLSLLWASGQRQRAQCLLSWQARVQQSRGAARWHQSTLQRRALLSWSHWATAQGAQRELAVAWARDRSCRAALGLWRRRLAQGREVEQWVRARDCTRVRGALHHWHSCWQRQQSLHARYQTWVQVHLRALRGSVFQDWRQTAARQRRPGPAPERRLLHRILEAWAQSAARARDQRAAITQFQQAGSRRLLWTHWGQWQAALLSMRLEPQGKAQEAHAVDLRQWPRVASRGRLLALTPAPALWKQVSRPRWGGPVASESAYFSPWWQAWLDAYPGDPLVGTRPLPRSRTTSRLWKPAIFGSISKHLLSTY; encoded by the exons ATGGAGCTGAGACCTGACCCTAGCCACAAGGAGAATGTGCCCCCCAGGCCCGCGGTGCCCCTGAGGCCAG AGCAGCGGAGATTCCTGAAGAGCCGAGATGTTGGCCTGGGCAGTGACCATGGCCGGTGGGTGCGCGCGAGCCAGACCCAGAGGGGAGGGCCTGCCATCACCCCCTCCCCGGGGGCTGTGCTGTGCCGGGAGCCTTGCCGAGTCCAGACCAACCTGGCTGGACAACGGAGCCCCGGCCTGAGCCCCGTCCTGAAGGGCACAGCTGGCCAGCTGATGAACACAAGCTTGCAACAGCAGAGTAACCTGCAGCTCCCCACCGGCACGCCCCGGGGAAGGACAAGAGAGTTCGCCATCCAGCAGAGTAACCTGAGCATGAGGGGGACCAGCTCGGCTCAGGGCAGAAGTCCCATCAGCCACCGCCTCTGGCCCCACCTGACCCCTCAGGGAAGGCCTCGCCCCCGAGGATCCCTGGCTTGCCCATGGTCCAGCCTGAGACGGTCCCAGCTGCTGGCCACAGACACCTCCGGCCCAGATGTCCAGCCTGACGCAGGCTTTGGTCCTTTCAGTGGACACACACGGCCAGGCTCCAAACTCTGGTGTGGCCTGGGGAGCTGGCCCTCTAGGCTCAGAGGGAAACCCCTCACCCTGGAAGACCTGACCGTCCCTGTCCAGAGCCAGGCTCGGACCCCATCCCAAATCGCCGTCCGCCAGCTGCTGGCCTCCGTGCGACCCCTGGAGCGCGCAGTCAACCGTCTCAGGTGCCAGGTGTGCCAGGAACCCAGCGACGGCTGG CAGGGCGTCCTTCAGGCCAAGCCCCTGAGGCAAGGAGAGAACTTCTCCCCGGGGCCGACATACGGCAGCGGGCAGAGGGGAGCGCCCCGGCTCCCTCGAGGTGCAGGCAGCGAGGAGGCCGGACTCTGCTCTTCAGCCGGCTCCGGCTCCGCGGCTGCCTGGGGTGTCCCACCCCGGCGGGAAGGAGGAGAGGTGACTCCGCAGGAGCAGGTCCGCGAGGAGGAAGAGAGGGCGGCTTCTTGCCCGCTGGACGCAGCCCCAGCAAGGATCATCGTGCAG AAAAAAGCCCGAAATGTGCTGAACCTGGAACCCGAGACAGCCCG CTGGCAGTGGCTCTCCAGATGTTTCAGAGCGTGGTGGCACTTGGTGCAGAAACGCCGGGCGGAGGCTGCAGCGGTGGCCCTGGGCCGCCGGCAGCTGCTGTGCAGAGGCCTGTGGGCGCTTCGCCGGGCTCCGAGACTCCGGGAGGCCCAGCTGGAGGTGGCGTGGCAGCGACACACTCAGGCCCTGCTGgcccagagcttccagaag tGGAGAACCCGGACTCTACAGCAGAAGCAGGGGCAGCCCCACATCCAGACTGGGCCAGGACCCCCACCCTCTGGGGCAGGACAAGGCCAAGGCCCCTCAGGAAGGGAGCCAGTGGCAGACCCCATCAGGAGAAGCAG TCCAGGGAGTccgagggaggaggcaggagcctgGCCGAGACCAGCTGGAGGCGATGGAGTAGAGCAGATGCTGCAGGTCTTACAACAACTGGCTG TCTTCCTCTTGTGGTTCCACCCGAAGGAATGGGCCTGGCAGGAGAGGGGGGTCCAGGGAGAGGTCTCCCAGGTCGCACTGAGGACTCAGCGGAGGGGGAGGCAGCCCCTAGCCCCGTGCTCTCCTGTGACATGTGCACCCAGGGGAGCCTCTCCGGACCCTAAGCAGCGGAGAGCCCGGCTCGGCAG GTGCTTTGGGGCCTGGCAGAAGTTCATGCTAAGAGCCGCCCGGTACCGGGACTGCCTGGCCCGCTGCCGGGCAGGGACCCTGAGGGTATGTCTGCAACAGTGGATGTGGATGAAACAGCTCCGGACCTCAGATGGAGCGAAGGTGACCCAGCTGTCCCTCTGCCGCCAGAAGGCGG GGAACACGGCCCTCTGCAGCTCGGCGCCCAGAGGGGCcacagcccagggcctgggggtCCTGGCTCGGGCCCAGGGGCTGCCCCTGGAGCCAGGCGGGAGctccctgcaggaagcctgcGAGAGATTGGCCCTGCACCGGGTGCTGCTGCTCTGGAGGACACGGCTGTCCCAGCGCCAGAGGGCTGA CTCCTTCCTCCAGGACAAGAGGCGGCAGGTGATTCGGCATATCCTGAGGGGGTGGCATTTGAGGGTGTGGGGTCCGAGCACCCCGTCAGACAGTGCCAGGACCACCTTGGCCCTGGAGCTCCTGGGCAGCATCCCGGGAGGGGAGCCGCTGCTGGACGGCAGCCCACCCCGAAGCTCACTAGAgaag gctTCCAGGACCCCCGCCTTCTTGGAGACCCTCCCACTGAGCCTTCTGTGGGCATCTGGGCAGCGGCAGAGGGCACAGTGCCTTCTGTCCTGGCAGGCGCGGGTTCAGCAGTCCCGGGGTGCAGCGAGGTGGCACCAGTCTACCCTTCAGAGGCG CGCCCTCCTCAGCTGGAGCCACTGGGCCACAGCCCAAGGGGCCCAGAGAGAGCTGGCGGTTGCCTGGGCCCGGGACCGGAGCTGCAGGGCCGCGCTGGGCTTGTGGCGGCGGCGGCTGGCACAGGGGCGCGAAGTGGAGCAGTGGGTTCGGGCACGGGACTGCACACGGGTCCGAGGGGCCCTGCACCATTGGCACTCCTGCTGGCAGA GGCAGCAGTCCCTGCATGCCAGGTACCAGACGTGGGTGCAGGTCCATCTCCGGGCCTTGAGGGGGTCCGTGTTCCAGGACTGGCGGCAGACGGCAGCTCGTCAGAGACGCCCAGGGCCCGCCCCAGAGCGGCGTCTACTTCACAG gatcctagaGGCCTGGGCCCAGTCAGCAGCTAGGGCCCGTGACCAGCGAGCCGCCATCACCCAGTTCCAGCAGGCTGGGTCCAGACGCCTCCTGTGGACCCACTGGGGCCAGTGGCAGGCAGCGCTGCTCAGTATGCGGCTGGAACCACAGGGGAAGGCCCAGGAGGCCCATGCTGTTGACCTCAGGCAGTGGCCCAGggtggccagcagagggcgcctTCTAGCGCTGACCCCCGCTCCAGCCCTGTGGAAGCAGGTGAGCCGGCCTAGGTGGGGTGGGCCAGTGGCTTCAGAATCCGCTTACTTCAGCCCATGGTGGCAAGCGTGGCTGGACGCTTATCCAGGGGACCCACTGGTAGGGACACGACCCCTACCACGTTCTAGAACCACCTCCCGGCTCTGGAAGCCTGCCATCTTTGGGTccatcagcaaacatttactgagcacctactaa
- the LOC116600751 gene encoding uncharacterized protein C1orf167-like isoform X6: MELRPDPSHKENVPPRPAVPLRPEQRRFLKSRDVGLGSDHGRWVRASQTQRGGPAITPSPGAVLCREPCRVQTNLAGQRSPGLSPVLKGTAGQLMNTSLQQQSNLQLPTGTPRGRTREFAIQQSNLSMRGTSSAQGRSPISHRLWPHLTPQGRPRPRGSLACPWSSLRRSQLLATDTSGPDVQPDAGFGPFSGHTRPGSKLWCGLGSWPSRLRGKPLTLEDLTVPVQSQARTPSQIAVRQLLASVRPLERAVNRLRCQVCQEPSDGWQGVLQAKPLRQGENFSPGPTYGSGQRGAPRLPRGAGSEEAGLCSSAGSGSAAAWGVPPRREGGEVTPQEQVREEEERAASCPLDAAPARIIVQKKARNVLNLEPETARWQWLSRCFRAWWHLVQKRRAEAAAVALGRRQLLCRGLWALRRAPRLREAQLEVAWQRHTQALLAQSFQKWRTRTLQQKQGQPHIQTGPGPPPSGAGQGQGPSGREPVADPIRRSSPGSPREEAGAWPRPAGGDGVEQMLQVLQQLAVFLLWFHPKEWAWQERGVQGEVSQVALRTQRRGRQPLAPCSPVTCAPRGASPDPKQRRARLGRCFGAWQKFMLRAARYRDCLARCRAGTLRVCLQQWMWMKQLRTSDGAKVTQLSLCRQKAGNTALCSSAPRGATAQGLGVLARAQGLPLEPGGSSLQEACERLALHRVLLLWRTRLSQRQRADSFLQDKRRQVIRHILRGWHLRVWGPSTPSDSARTTLALELLGSIPGGEPLLDGSPPRSSLEKASRTPAFLETLPLSLLWASGQRQRAQCLLSWQARVQQSRGAARWHQSTLQRRALLSWSHWATAQGAQRELAVAWARDRSCRAALGLWRRRLAQGREVEQWVRARDCTRVRGALHHWHSCWQTVSRPGVELKETQGWSWPWEPLRMARERNEAPEGATSAT; this comes from the exons ATGGAGCTGAGACCTGACCCTAGCCACAAGGAGAATGTGCCCCCCAGGCCCGCGGTGCCCCTGAGGCCAG AGCAGCGGAGATTCCTGAAGAGCCGAGATGTTGGCCTGGGCAGTGACCATGGCCGGTGGGTGCGCGCGAGCCAGACCCAGAGGGGAGGGCCTGCCATCACCCCCTCCCCGGGGGCTGTGCTGTGCCGGGAGCCTTGCCGAGTCCAGACCAACCTGGCTGGACAACGGAGCCCCGGCCTGAGCCCCGTCCTGAAGGGCACAGCTGGCCAGCTGATGAACACAAGCTTGCAACAGCAGAGTAACCTGCAGCTCCCCACCGGCACGCCCCGGGGAAGGACAAGAGAGTTCGCCATCCAGCAGAGTAACCTGAGCATGAGGGGGACCAGCTCGGCTCAGGGCAGAAGTCCCATCAGCCACCGCCTCTGGCCCCACCTGACCCCTCAGGGAAGGCCTCGCCCCCGAGGATCCCTGGCTTGCCCATGGTCCAGCCTGAGACGGTCCCAGCTGCTGGCCACAGACACCTCCGGCCCAGATGTCCAGCCTGACGCAGGCTTTGGTCCTTTCAGTGGACACACACGGCCAGGCTCCAAACTCTGGTGTGGCCTGGGGAGCTGGCCCTCTAGGCTCAGAGGGAAACCCCTCACCCTGGAAGACCTGACCGTCCCTGTCCAGAGCCAGGCTCGGACCCCATCCCAAATCGCCGTCCGCCAGCTGCTGGCCTCCGTGCGACCCCTGGAGCGCGCAGTCAACCGTCTCAGGTGCCAGGTGTGCCAGGAACCCAGCGACGGCTGG CAGGGCGTCCTTCAGGCCAAGCCCCTGAGGCAAGGAGAGAACTTCTCCCCGGGGCCGACATACGGCAGCGGGCAGAGGGGAGCGCCCCGGCTCCCTCGAGGTGCAGGCAGCGAGGAGGCCGGACTCTGCTCTTCAGCCGGCTCCGGCTCCGCGGCTGCCTGGGGTGTCCCACCCCGGCGGGAAGGAGGAGAGGTGACTCCGCAGGAGCAGGTCCGCGAGGAGGAAGAGAGGGCGGCTTCTTGCCCGCTGGACGCAGCCCCAGCAAGGATCATCGTGCAG AAAAAAGCCCGAAATGTGCTGAACCTGGAACCCGAGACAGCCCG CTGGCAGTGGCTCTCCAGATGTTTCAGAGCGTGGTGGCACTTGGTGCAGAAACGCCGGGCGGAGGCTGCAGCGGTGGCCCTGGGCCGCCGGCAGCTGCTGTGCAGAGGCCTGTGGGCGCTTCGCCGGGCTCCGAGACTCCGGGAGGCCCAGCTGGAGGTGGCGTGGCAGCGACACACTCAGGCCCTGCTGgcccagagcttccagaag tGGAGAACCCGGACTCTACAGCAGAAGCAGGGGCAGCCCCACATCCAGACTGGGCCAGGACCCCCACCCTCTGGGGCAGGACAAGGCCAAGGCCCCTCAGGAAGGGAGCCAGTGGCAGACCCCATCAGGAGAAGCAG TCCAGGGAGTccgagggaggaggcaggagcctgGCCGAGACCAGCTGGAGGCGATGGAGTAGAGCAGATGCTGCAGGTCTTACAACAACTGGCTG TCTTCCTCTTGTGGTTCCACCCGAAGGAATGGGCCTGGCAGGAGAGGGGGGTCCAGGGAGAGGTCTCCCAGGTCGCACTGAGGACTCAGCGGAGGGGGAGGCAGCCCCTAGCCCCGTGCTCTCCTGTGACATGTGCACCCAGGGGAGCCTCTCCGGACCCTAAGCAGCGGAGAGCCCGGCTCGGCAG GTGCTTTGGGGCCTGGCAGAAGTTCATGCTAAGAGCCGCCCGGTACCGGGACTGCCTGGCCCGCTGCCGGGCAGGGACCCTGAGGGTATGTCTGCAACAGTGGATGTGGATGAAACAGCTCCGGACCTCAGATGGAGCGAAGGTGACCCAGCTGTCCCTCTGCCGCCAGAAGGCGG GGAACACGGCCCTCTGCAGCTCGGCGCCCAGAGGGGCcacagcccagggcctgggggtCCTGGCTCGGGCCCAGGGGCTGCCCCTGGAGCCAGGCGGGAGctccctgcaggaagcctgcGAGAGATTGGCCCTGCACCGGGTGCTGCTGCTCTGGAGGACACGGCTGTCCCAGCGCCAGAGGGCTGA CTCCTTCCTCCAGGACAAGAGGCGGCAGGTGATTCGGCATATCCTGAGGGGGTGGCATTTGAGGGTGTGGGGTCCGAGCACCCCGTCAGACAGTGCCAGGACCACCTTGGCCCTGGAGCTCCTGGGCAGCATCCCGGGAGGGGAGCCGCTGCTGGACGGCAGCCCACCCCGAAGCTCACTAGAgaag gctTCCAGGACCCCCGCCTTCTTGGAGACCCTCCCACTGAGCCTTCTGTGGGCATCTGGGCAGCGGCAGAGGGCACAGTGCCTTCTGTCCTGGCAGGCGCGGGTTCAGCAGTCCCGGGGTGCAGCGAGGTGGCACCAGTCTACCCTTCAGAGGCG CGCCCTCCTCAGCTGGAGCCACTGGGCCACAGCCCAAGGGGCCCAGAGAGAGCTGGCGGTTGCCTGGGCCCGGGACCGGAGCTGCAGGGCCGCGCTGGGCTTGTGGCGGCGGCGGCTGGCACAGGGGCGCGAAGTGGAGCAGTGGGTTCGGGCACGGGACTGCACACGGGTCCGAGGGGCCCTGCACCATTGGCACTCCTGCTGGCAGA CCGTTTCCAGGCCTGGCGTGGAATTGAAAGAGACACAGGGGTGGTCATGGCCATGGGAGCCTCTCAGGATGGCCCGAGAAAGAAATGAGGCCCCCGAGGGGGCCACATCTGCCACGTGA
- the LOC116600751 gene encoding uncharacterized protein C1orf167-like isoform X8 codes for MELRPDPSHKENVPPRPAVPLRPEQRRFLKSRDVGLGSDHGRWVRASQTQRGGPAITPSPGAVLCREPCRVQTNLAGQRSPGLSPVLKGTAGQLMNTSLQQQSNLQLPTGTPRGRTREFAIQQSNLSMRGTSSAQGRSPISHRLWPHLTPQGRPRPRGSLACPWSSLRRSQLLATDTSGPDVQPDAGFGPFSGHTRPGSKLWCGLGSWPSRLRGKPLTLEDLTVPVQSQARTPSQIAVRQLLASVRPLERAVNRLRCQVCQEPSDGWQGVLQAKPLRQGENFSPGPTYGSGQRGAPRLPRGAGSEEAGLCSSAGSGSAAAWGVPPRREGGEVTPQEQVREEEERAASCPLDAAPARIIVQKKARNVLNLEPETARWQWLSRCFRAWWHLVQKRRAEAAAVALGRRQLLCRGLWALRRAPRLREAQLEVAWQRHTQALLAQSFQKWRTRTLQQKQGQPHIQTGPGPPPSGAGQGQGPSGREPVADPIRRSSPGSPREEAGAWPRPAGGDGVEQMLQVLQQLAVFLLWFHPKEWAWQERGVQGEVSQVALRTQRRGRQPLAPCSPVTCAPRGASPDPKQRRARLGRCFGAWQKFMLRAARYRDCLARCRAGTLRVCLQQWMWMKQLRTSDGAKVTQLSLCRQKAGNTALCSSAPRGATAQGLGVLARAQGLPLEPGGSSLQEACERLALHRVLLLWRTRLSQRQRADSFLQDKRRQVIRHILRGWHLRVWGPSTPSDSARTTLALELLGSIPGGEPLLDGSPPRSSLEKASRTPAFLETLPLSLLWASGQRQRAQCLLSWQARVQQSRGAARWHQSTLQRRALLSWSHWATAQGAQRELAVAWARDRSCRAALGLWRRRLAQGREVEQWVRARDCTRVRGALHHWHSCWQRS; via the exons ATGGAGCTGAGACCTGACCCTAGCCACAAGGAGAATGTGCCCCCCAGGCCCGCGGTGCCCCTGAGGCCAG AGCAGCGGAGATTCCTGAAGAGCCGAGATGTTGGCCTGGGCAGTGACCATGGCCGGTGGGTGCGCGCGAGCCAGACCCAGAGGGGAGGGCCTGCCATCACCCCCTCCCCGGGGGCTGTGCTGTGCCGGGAGCCTTGCCGAGTCCAGACCAACCTGGCTGGACAACGGAGCCCCGGCCTGAGCCCCGTCCTGAAGGGCACAGCTGGCCAGCTGATGAACACAAGCTTGCAACAGCAGAGTAACCTGCAGCTCCCCACCGGCACGCCCCGGGGAAGGACAAGAGAGTTCGCCATCCAGCAGAGTAACCTGAGCATGAGGGGGACCAGCTCGGCTCAGGGCAGAAGTCCCATCAGCCACCGCCTCTGGCCCCACCTGACCCCTCAGGGAAGGCCTCGCCCCCGAGGATCCCTGGCTTGCCCATGGTCCAGCCTGAGACGGTCCCAGCTGCTGGCCACAGACACCTCCGGCCCAGATGTCCAGCCTGACGCAGGCTTTGGTCCTTTCAGTGGACACACACGGCCAGGCTCCAAACTCTGGTGTGGCCTGGGGAGCTGGCCCTCTAGGCTCAGAGGGAAACCCCTCACCCTGGAAGACCTGACCGTCCCTGTCCAGAGCCAGGCTCGGACCCCATCCCAAATCGCCGTCCGCCAGCTGCTGGCCTCCGTGCGACCCCTGGAGCGCGCAGTCAACCGTCTCAGGTGCCAGGTGTGCCAGGAACCCAGCGACGGCTGG CAGGGCGTCCTTCAGGCCAAGCCCCTGAGGCAAGGAGAGAACTTCTCCCCGGGGCCGACATACGGCAGCGGGCAGAGGGGAGCGCCCCGGCTCCCTCGAGGTGCAGGCAGCGAGGAGGCCGGACTCTGCTCTTCAGCCGGCTCCGGCTCCGCGGCTGCCTGGGGTGTCCCACCCCGGCGGGAAGGAGGAGAGGTGACTCCGCAGGAGCAGGTCCGCGAGGAGGAAGAGAGGGCGGCTTCTTGCCCGCTGGACGCAGCCCCAGCAAGGATCATCGTGCAG AAAAAAGCCCGAAATGTGCTGAACCTGGAACCCGAGACAGCCCG CTGGCAGTGGCTCTCCAGATGTTTCAGAGCGTGGTGGCACTTGGTGCAGAAACGCCGGGCGGAGGCTGCAGCGGTGGCCCTGGGCCGCCGGCAGCTGCTGTGCAGAGGCCTGTGGGCGCTTCGCCGGGCTCCGAGACTCCGGGAGGCCCAGCTGGAGGTGGCGTGGCAGCGACACACTCAGGCCCTGCTGgcccagagcttccagaag tGGAGAACCCGGACTCTACAGCAGAAGCAGGGGCAGCCCCACATCCAGACTGGGCCAGGACCCCCACCCTCTGGGGCAGGACAAGGCCAAGGCCCCTCAGGAAGGGAGCCAGTGGCAGACCCCATCAGGAGAAGCAG TCCAGGGAGTccgagggaggaggcaggagcctgGCCGAGACCAGCTGGAGGCGATGGAGTAGAGCAGATGCTGCAGGTCTTACAACAACTGGCTG TCTTCCTCTTGTGGTTCCACCCGAAGGAATGGGCCTGGCAGGAGAGGGGGGTCCAGGGAGAGGTCTCCCAGGTCGCACTGAGGACTCAGCGGAGGGGGAGGCAGCCCCTAGCCCCGTGCTCTCCTGTGACATGTGCACCCAGGGGAGCCTCTCCGGACCCTAAGCAGCGGAGAGCCCGGCTCGGCAG GTGCTTTGGGGCCTGGCAGAAGTTCATGCTAAGAGCCGCCCGGTACCGGGACTGCCTGGCCCGCTGCCGGGCAGGGACCCTGAGGGTATGTCTGCAACAGTGGATGTGGATGAAACAGCTCCGGACCTCAGATGGAGCGAAGGTGACCCAGCTGTCCCTCTGCCGCCAGAAGGCGG GGAACACGGCCCTCTGCAGCTCGGCGCCCAGAGGGGCcacagcccagggcctgggggtCCTGGCTCGGGCCCAGGGGCTGCCCCTGGAGCCAGGCGGGAGctccctgcaggaagcctgcGAGAGATTGGCCCTGCACCGGGTGCTGCTGCTCTGGAGGACACGGCTGTCCCAGCGCCAGAGGGCTGA CTCCTTCCTCCAGGACAAGAGGCGGCAGGTGATTCGGCATATCCTGAGGGGGTGGCATTTGAGGGTGTGGGGTCCGAGCACCCCGTCAGACAGTGCCAGGACCACCTTGGCCCTGGAGCTCCTGGGCAGCATCCCGGGAGGGGAGCCGCTGCTGGACGGCAGCCCACCCCGAAGCTCACTAGAgaag gctTCCAGGACCCCCGCCTTCTTGGAGACCCTCCCACTGAGCCTTCTGTGGGCATCTGGGCAGCGGCAGAGGGCACAGTGCCTTCTGTCCTGGCAGGCGCGGGTTCAGCAGTCCCGGGGTGCAGCGAGGTGGCACCAGTCTACCCTTCAGAGGCG CGCCCTCCTCAGCTGGAGCCACTGGGCCACAGCCCAAGGGGCCCAGAGAGAGCTGGCGGTTGCCTGGGCCCGGGACCGGAGCTGCAGGGCCGCGCTGGGCTTGTGGCGGCGGCGGCTGGCACAGGGGCGCGAAGTGGAGCAGTGGGTTCGGGCACGGGACTGCACACGGGTCCGAGGGGCCCTGCACCATTGGCACTCCTGCTGGCAGA gatcctag